One genomic region from Candidatus Bathyarchaeia archaeon encodes:
- a CDS encoding 4Fe-4S dicluster domain-containing protein produces MAGEKPLDFAREITNRLGGETITRCYQCGTCASTCPVARTTERYNPRQIIRLALLGQRDEVLKGDSIWLCASCYNCQERCPQKVEIADVIYALRNIAIREGNIPAIYTEFAAGLMSEGRLAPISKFLEKKRADYGLPPLKPTGMEAVKKILAATGFDKVMFKKEGASQ; encoded by the coding sequence ATGGCTGGAGAAAAACCCCTCGACTTTGCAAGGGAGATAACAAACAGACTCGGCGGGGAAACAATAACCCGCTGCTACCAATGCGGCACATGCGCCAGCACATGCCCAGTCGCAAGGACAACAGAACGCTACAACCCCCGCCAAATAATAAGGCTAGCCCTACTAGGGCAAAGAGATGAGGTCCTTAAAGGCGACTCCATATGGCTTTGCGCCTCATGCTACAACTGCCAAGAACGCTGCCCCCAAAAAGTTGAGATTGCAGACGTTATATACGCCTTAAGAAACATAGCCATCAGAGAAGGCAACATACCAGCCATATACACAGAATTCGCCGCCGGACTCATGAGCGAAGGACGCCTAGCCCCAATATCAAAATTCCTAGAAAAGAAAAGAGCCGACTACGGCTTGCCGCCGCTAAAGCCCACGGGCATGGAAGCCGTCAAAAAAATCCTGGCAGCAACGGGCTTCGATAAAGTCATGTTTAAGAAGGAAGGTGCATCACAATGA
- a CDS encoding CoB--CoM heterodisulfide reductase iron-sulfur subunit B family protein, whose protein sequence is MTSYALFLGCTIPARQPHYELAARKALTKLGIELVDIEGATCCAPPPLQSIDLETSLAIAAYNICLAEEADLNILTLCTGCFESLTIANHLLKEKPELREKINRILSNAGKEFRGTKEVRHYLQVLMNDIGVDRLKQSIVKPLNNLKVAAFSGCHLLRPSELLRFDDPERPRIFDTLIEALGAKSIPYKNKLRCCGGLLRGYADDVALAIARDKIVNAYNARADCISTLCPFCFLTLDLGQMLIKTTYKEEYNMPIIHYAELLSLSLGVEPKELALDFHKIKIDKVLEKIG, encoded by the coding sequence ATGACAAGCTACGCCTTGTTTTTGGGCTGCACAATACCAGCCCGCCAACCCCACTACGAACTTGCCGCAAGAAAAGCCCTAACAAAGCTTGGAATAGAACTCGTAGATATAGAAGGCGCAACATGCTGTGCCCCGCCCCCACTTCAGTCCATAGACTTGGAAACAAGCCTTGCAATAGCCGCCTACAACATCTGCCTGGCAGAAGAAGCAGACCTAAACATACTCACACTGTGCACCGGATGCTTTGAATCCCTAACAATTGCAAACCACCTCCTTAAAGAAAAGCCGGAACTACGTGAAAAAATCAACAGAATCTTATCTAACGCCGGTAAGGAGTTTAGGGGCACAAAAGAGGTTAGGCATTACCTGCAAGTTTTGATGAATGATATAGGCGTAGACCGCCTAAAACAAAGCATAGTCAAACCGTTAAACAATCTTAAGGTAGCCGCCTTCTCAGGATGCCACCTACTACGCCCAAGCGAACTCTTACGCTTTGACGATCCAGAACGCCCCCGCATATTCGACACCCTAATAGAGGCTCTAGGCGCCAAAAGCATACCATATAAGAATAAGCTTCGATGCTGTGGAGGGCTCCTAAGAGGCTATGCAGACGACGTAGCCCTAGCCATAGCAAGAGACAAAATCGTAAACGCTTATAACGCTAGGGCGGACTGCATATCAACCCTATGCCCCTTCTGCTTCCTAACCCTAGACCTTGGACAAATGCTGATAAAAACCACCTACAAGGAAGAGTACAACATGCCAATAATCCACTACGCCGAGCTGTTAAGCCTAAGCCTAGGAGTGGAACCCAAAGAACTCGCACTAGACTTCCACAAGATAAAAATCGACAAAGTTTTAGAAAAAATAGGCTAG